DNA from Toxoplasma gondii ME49 chromosome X, whole genome shotgun sequence:
tatatggatatatatgtggatatgGGTGTGTGGGAGTTTTTTGCATGCTCGTGTTCTTTTTCGCAGGCTCTGGCGTGCCTCCGCTTCAGTGACTGGGTCGAGGGCCCTGACTTCGAGGAGGCGCTGCGTTTGATGGAAGCCTCGAAGGAGAGCGTGCGAGTTGCAGAAGaagggcgaagaaggagaaagcaaGACCGAGCTAGTCTCGCCTTTGAAATCCTCAAGTAAGCGAAACGTGGAGCACCTCGCCTTCATGAACTCGCGTCTGCTCCCGTAGTTGTCAGACCCGATACACCTCCGTATGTGTATGTTTGTTCGATGCACGCGAACACGAGGCCTTGCGTGTCTATTGAGAGGCCAGATGTGTCGATGGTTTTAATGTCGGAGTTCTGTGGAGTTGCGTCTGTTGCAGGAATCTGAGGAGTCGAACTCAGCAGAAAAAGGGCGCCAAGTGGGATGGGTGGATGCCAGTCTCTGCTCTGCAGCAGCAAGCAGCCGCTGCAGGCCTGACGAATGAACAGCTCGACGCTGCTCTCAGCCAATACGAGGAGTTCACGTTGATCACCTTCGACCGCACGAAAACCAAAGTGGCGTTTGTTGAAGAAGCAGGCAGCGAGAAGTctgacgacgacgacgacaTGGCATGAGATGGCATGAGCAGCAGGGACAAGAAAAGCCTCTTTGGAGAATTAGGAAAGCACAGCCGGGCGAAAACGGCgacggggggggggaggggggctACGGAAAGGAGGCTCAAgtcaagaaggaaaaaacgtcGAGACACCTCAACACCTAGGCAAAGTCCCCGAAGAACACGTGTGTTCAAAAAGTCGTACACACCAACACGTGTCTGTATAAATGCATGGTATCTACgttatttatatatatatatatatatatataggtatatgcatgcagatttGAGTTGGAGTGTGCCTGCGAGTGTGCATACGGATGCCTGGTGGGTCTGTGTGGATCCTGAAGCGAGAATGAGAAGTCTTTTGCTTGTGTCCTTTTTGAGTCGGAGAGtaggaacgaagaaacgatGTGGGAAGAGCCGGCTCACTTCGCGTGAgcggcgaaaagaaaaactgcGGTAGAGTGTCTGTCTTTTCAAACGCGCAGGCGAGGGTCGAGTTGCTCACTCCCCGTCTGCCTGCAGACAATTCTGGGGGAAACGTCGTAACAACGCATCAAGGCCAAAGAGTCTCCGTTCTTGTCCCTACAAGATACGTTTCTCTATGcacagtgcatgcacggaCTTGTCAGTGTGCGGGAGGCTCTTGGCTCATCCTTCCTGCGTAGATATACGTGTAACCTTACGTTCGTTTGATGTGTGTTGAAGTGGGGAAACAGGATACCCAGAAGAGTGAATAATTCCCCTCGAGGGGCTCGAACAGAACTGCAGTATGTTTATATGTCGACGCCGCAGTTGCAGACGAACGCGGCGACGGTGTTGAATTCCTTTATCCTGCAAGGTGCCTCGTGCCGAAGGACCGGAGGGTCTGCTCCTGCCTCGGCTTCTGGCTACCTCGGATTGCCGAAAGTTTTTGTTTTCGTTTACAAAGACATCCTTCGCGAGGAACTCTATGGAAAGGCTAACGGAACGCCAAATGTATTTTGCACAACCTTCGAGAAACGCAGCCGAAACACACACGGCGTTTCACAGCACACAGTCTACGTTTCTATGGCCCTCTCAACAGGATGCACGCGGCAGTTGGCCTCTCACTTTCTTCGCACTGCTCTCGACCGCCCGAATTCCCCGTCGCACAAGCGCAACTGAAGCACGATACGCTCACGCTTTGCAGACTCTCACGTAGGCTTTTGAGAACCCGAACATCGGAAGTGGTGACGCAAGAGACCGCCTATCATTTTGGAGAACACTGGGttctgccttctgcttcAATCGAGGTGTTCGACTGACTGactttccttcgtttcttgaTGAAACTGACACGGTGCTAAACAGCGATCGGCTTTACGGGATCCTGACATCAGAACAGGTGCAAACGTTCAGGGTTCTGTCTATCCCTTTTCCCCCGATGGTCCTACAAATGTCTCCCAGAACAAAGCACATCCGCACTCTTGAGGACTTTCCACTGTCACATGTAACACCACCTCAAACCCGGAAGCAAGCGAAAACGACAGGCGCACTGCGGAGAAGCCTTCTGAAAAGGGTTCTACCGAGCATTCTGGAAATGGTCAAAAGCGGTGTGCCTTCATTTGCCAGTAAACAGCGACACTGCGCGCGGCAGTCTGTGAATCGCAAGAGCCCCTAAAGGACTGAACTGCATCGtcccgctttctctctctagaCGTAACAGTGCCCTACCCTTAACCCGTCCGTCACGGTAAAATGCCGTTGTCGCGGTCTCCGCCACAGCTCGTCTCTTaagaacacagaggaggTGCCTGAGAACCGTCTACATCCAGaagttccttcttctcaaaGTAGACACGACCATCCCTCTGGTTCCGTTCCAGGCACTCGCTTGTTCGAATCGCGAAGAAACAGCCAATTGCTTCACCGTCGCAATCTGTAAAACTCTCAATTCCAACTCTGTCCCCCTCTCTGCGTTCACTTTCGCAAGCGAAAAGTTGGTCCATAGTCAGGACTACAAACAGCAGATAACACGTCGCCGTAAATACCTTTTAAGCCGTTGGTTAGATTCGCAGCGTTGCTGCTCACTCAGAAAGTAGGCTCACCTCGAGAACCTGTGAAACAATCCACCTCTTCCTGAACACAGGAACTTTCCCAGGTCACCTCCCATCAAACCCAGCCTGTGGGCACGCGCGGTAACGTCTCCACCAAGTAAAAGCCACAGTCCCCACGGCGACACTTTCCGCTTTCGAAACAACAGCTCCGACGTCTCAGACGCTTCCACTGTTATGTTACATCAACACAAGGAGAAACATAGTCGGTTTGACATTAAACGACGagccttcgctgtcgcctcaCCACCTGGTTCGGCGATGAGGTGGTACGTTTCCCGGTAGGGGTCCATACACTAAATCAAGAGCAGCATCGATGTCTGCTGGCACAGTTTGAGGATAGAACTTCGAACGAAAAGGCGCGACACGACCAAATTCACTCGCAGTAGCAATCGTGGCAATACCTGGGGGGTTAGGCTTGTCGCGGATATACCAGTTGTCGTGTCGGACCGGATAGCCATCGTGGAGGCCATAATCGGACCCACCACCAACTTGCTGTGGGCGTTTCGACCTCGGGGTAGCATaacgaagaacgagaaaaccGCTCACCGCCACATATGCCACAAGACCGAAAGACGTCAATAAGGCCTGAAAGTTAGCTTTCCGTTGGCGTTTCCGGCCCTCGTGTGCCTGATCGTAAATCCTGCGAAAACGACAGGAGGCGGTAACGCGCGCCGGTGTTGTGAATCCCCGAAAAACTCGAGAATGGTTAAACGTTTTATCTGCACTATCGATCCACATATCGAACTCGATGTCGGACACCCCTCGGCGCCAGATGGACCCCTGCTGCCGTTTCTTGAAAACACTGTCGTTGCGCAGCGTGTCTGTCGGCATCCGAACTGcgacagtgaagagaaacgTGAAAATCTATATTCCCCTCCTGAAATACacgttctgtttcctttccaccattcacagagagaaggtcCTACGGAAATGTGGCATACAGTCTAATGACGGCGGGGCAATTGCCACTTACGGGGTACGCGTTCCTGCAGTTGTTCTTATTTTCGGTGTACGGGTGGGGCAGTGTGTTACGATTGGTCTACAAAGGTGAGACACTATTAGAAGAAACATCAGATTCTTGACTGAACGCGACGCAGCCGCGTTACACTCACTTTCGCAAACGCGCCGCatcctcgctcttcggcgGCCGGGGTCCATAGTTGTCGGATGAGTCGTTAGTTTCGAGAGCATCTGCGGCCGTATCATCCGATGCCTTGTCTTCTTGTGAATGTTTCACGCCACTGTCCAACTTGCCCGTTTCAAAGCCAACCAGAGATTCCCTCCTTCCCATTGTGCCACGCGTTCCGTACAGCTGATTGTTCTTGCCGAGATATCCCGCCGGCAGTTTGCAACGACACGCTGAAAAGAATCGCAGAGGTCAGGTCCCCTCTCACTCTGCGACGGTCGCTTTCCGGCTTGGGAAAACACAGGTCCACAACTGGAAGCGCGTCCCTAAAGATCTTGACAGCAACCACCGCCGCTGTTCGGCGAGCTCACCTGTCGGAgccaaagaaaaaaaagtatTCCCCCGAAGCAGGAATGAGTCACAAACTCCCGTGTTTCAATCCGTGACAGCCGTCAACTGCTGAGTAACAAGCGTAAAATTCGGGGGGGAACAGGTACGCGAGATCGACAGATGGAGCATGCCACTCGCCGCTAGTCAGTATGCGACGCGACACGCTTCACCATCGATacacaggaaaacgaagagttTGAGCGAAATGCTCCCCTTGAAAAAGCCCCCTGCAAACAgatttgtcttctttccgtaTCTCGTCCTAACACAATCTGTcacaacacacacacatacaatAGCCTTAAGAGATCCTTCATTGAAGGTGACTACTTTTGTAGATTCTGCGGAAGGCTTAGTGCCGATGGAATTCCGGTTCTCTCTTTGAGAATGATAAACGCTTTGGTTGGACGCAGCACTCCCAtgtcgcgtctctgtctttggCAAACGCTTTCTTCACGCAATGTTTAATCCTTCGGGATCTTAGTCTCGAAAGGCTGCTAGCGCAACTTTGATAGCAAGAAGAGGACCGTGGAAGCTAAATCAGCTGGACGATAGCTGCTACGAAAGCTCGAGACGCGGAGCTACGCTCGCTCTTTCATGTTTTGCGTCGCACACTTTGTCAAAACACGTATATTCGGAGATACCCTGAATCTGTTCCAGATGTAAATGCAGAATCGTCAGCGTACTCTTTTTGTCTGTTCTATTCTTGGCCAGTATCATGTTAATCTTCTTAGGTATGTGCGTATGAGGATTTAACGCCGTGCCAAGAAGGATCCCGGATTCCCCTAAAACTTGGTTTTATGTTTGATTATAAAGTCGTAAGGCGGACATGGAGTGAAATGCACAGTGATTTACTAGCTTAACAATTGTTGTGGCATTCGTTGTGGCAGTTTCCCTTTTAATGTTCCCGGACTGGTTCTGTGCTCCTACTCAACCAACACTGTCACTCACTTCAGCGTCCAAGCGGCGGCCCCCCAGCTTCGTCCGCCCTTGGATCTGAGTGGTTTCTACAGGATTTCCAAGCGAACAAACCAACCCATGTGGCTTGGCTTTATCGAAATTGTTAGATCGTCGCCTTAACACTCGCCCACTGGTACTGCCAAGAAAGATGCCTCGGCGGTCAGATCGCAgatttctctgcgttctAAAACGGTGATGTCAGAAAAGAGCAATAATGCCCATCTGTGCATACGAGTTTATACTCGCGTACtaaaaagcagaaaatggCGACTATAAGTTGCACAACGGCGGCAGTGAACGAGGGAAAGTGCGGTATCATAAATTCAAGGTGCCGCAGATTCACGCAAGGCGACGAAGCCCCAGGAATCCGATTCGTTTCAGCGTAGTAGGTCAGTGACCAGCGCACTTGTTTTCGGTCTGTGTGAGAGCGTGAGCAGACTCGGGCGTCTTTCCACTCGAGGAGCACGGAAAGCGACGACTTCACCACAGTTCGTCAAACCATGCGAAGCGCCAGAGTGCAAAATCGTTAAAAAGCCTTTCGGCGAGCGTGCGTCgagttttccttcgctttccacGGAAAGTTGCGCAAAACTATAGTCCGCAAGTCGGAGCCTCAAAAGCGGACCACGATCCCCGGACAGAACTGCCGTCGCTACGTCCGTGGGCAGACTTTTCCGCGCCGTTACTCATCGCGTTCTGTTACTCATCGCGTTCTGTGCATGTGACAGTAACCCTAACTTCTTTCCAGATGTCCGCGGGCGCCGAGAGCCTCCCTCTGTGAAACCGCTCGGCT
Protein-coding regions in this window:
- a CDS encoding hypothetical protein (encoded by transcript TGME49_237230~Predicted trans-membrane domain (TMHMM2.0):78-101), giving the protein MGRRESLVGFETGKLDSGVKHSQEDKASDDTAADALETNDSSDNYGPRPPKSEDAARLRKIYDQAHEGRKRQRKANFQALLTSFGLVAYVAVSGFLVLRYATPRSKRPQQVGGGSDYGLHDGYPVRHDNWYIRDKPNPPVLTMDQLFACESERREGDRVGIESFTDCDGEAIGCFFAIRTSECLERNQRDGRVYFEKKELLDVDGSQAPPLCS